Proteins found in one Sporosarcina sp. FSL K6-3457 genomic segment:
- a CDS encoding HAD family hydrolase, translated as MIKGIIFDFDGLIVDTETHQYLVLQEIFSEHESELPIERWQQEIGTQSGFSPFDYLEEKIGRKLEHQVLQEQFKEKYHAILAKEKARAGVEDYLKAAKEMGLKIGLATSSTYQWVSTHLKNLNLFDYFDCIQTSDDVEKVKPDPALYLQTAIGLELVVEECLVFEDSANGALAAKRAGMSCVIVPNQVTHTMDFCSVEHRLESMTDMLLKDMIEIVNSSLSRR; from the coding sequence ATGATTAAGGGCATTATTTTTGACTTTGATGGCTTAATAGTAGATACCGAAACTCATCAGTACCTCGTGCTGCAAGAAATTTTTTCTGAACACGAAAGTGAATTACCAATCGAACGCTGGCAACAAGAAATAGGGACACAGAGTGGCTTCTCACCATTTGACTATTTGGAAGAAAAGATTGGACGAAAACTAGAACATCAAGTTTTACAAGAACAGTTTAAAGAGAAGTACCATGCTATATTAGCTAAGGAGAAGGCAAGAGCAGGCGTGGAAGACTATTTAAAAGCAGCCAAAGAGATGGGCTTAAAAATTGGTTTGGCTACAAGTTCTACATATCAATGGGTATCTACTCATTTGAAAAACTTAAACTTATTCGATTACTTTGACTGCATTCAAACCTCGGATGATGTTGAGAAAGTAAAGCCTGACCCTGCATTATACTTACAAACTGCAATCGGTTTGGAGCTAGTTGTAGAAGAATGTCTCGTATTTGAAGACTCTGCAAACGGTGCATTAGCAGCTAAACGAGCAGGAATGAGTTGTGTGATTGTCCCGAACCAGGTAACTCACACAATGGATTTCTGCTCTGTCGAACACCGACTGGAATCGATGACGGATATGCTGCTGAAAGATATGATTGAGATTGTGAATAGTAGTCTTTCAAGAAGATAA